One stretch of Chaetodon auriga isolate fChaAug3 chromosome 18, fChaAug3.hap1, whole genome shotgun sequence DNA includes these proteins:
- the casp8ap2 gene encoding CASP8-associated protein 2: MESIDTNGASGLLVPDLSEDSVDIYDGLDISSSSNAEKSYPNSSQLKESMDLYEEIVTEEQQSRESMYCELKSRFQAAQNQIKELRRRLEQVEMQNTGLNTENCRLKKNISALLRTARQEVTRKDAEIQRLNLWSEKVRHHHQSHINNLRDQNPSSRASTDSSKSRPPPPPPSSPPPPPPLPPLPGSPPREDRPPREPPQPSRKESGSCDSSIETRASKASSHSHSKSSSRGDCDVSDKQTEHSVSKSSSCSSTRHSESDKHKSKRREEKCQSQKSESTERRHRTSSDPNKDCYRSHKADRDTGRRHDSRSCKSSNYLNVEGHHRSERTKSPPPVILQSAASSEDRKERSRERRQDKAKMSTSESEHSAGHRSKESYSRDHRKIKISDGHTRSSGSKDRKKSSSSQQDSSKDREGDRQLKDYQRREERLREDKISREHKRSTETSREHEKQRSKESDQGKLAVCSMARKEKTQEALKRSSKEPHLTEKLSVEDNSPNRKLCFMETLNLTLSPIKKSVLPISASQGDLTPVDKVVENRTDDESAQLNVEDMCVIDEVDSSELEAGLEDVAQRSQDIPKTPGSEKTHKKCDDTKDVQEKDKNHSQTAAADKQLEDYSVQTTSAHSQPLDTAENQMAACLTQKSPESSSVKATVISKISEDKTKLVSDSQKDECGPLEATVAVSDTSGGIYEQHTSNSLQKVNPGNDSDQSVAVTSSPIVLDSRVELKCRTPKTAVQKSLSVDSVKEGAADSPSRGNPTAEDVPHKANPQSQQISPTISLQDRQQQQCLPASSSFHEKAVDHMQDCPKDADAVSSTISLESLPQEGLSLPEAIYVLTKTSEDASDSSTITTEPSSSTGCIAVSKVSSTTEETALSEKCSDLTFTPKKSFGPGKSHENNSEPSSSMPLLHDEDSMMRTLSNLKRIPDAISPLRSPVRITKRSHLHVHAKPGHVKSLQKDFSSTAVDASSKKLDVNKENKYPGSPANNDTQNVVDKKSDLPLCLSDTELEEGEILSESDETAADSPVPATKRAKSERPVRNKASPQTALKRTSEERRVSSKETNEMAGVSTRSPKSRFKTVCPAATKASFSTIEEVMETFKLVRTEIRKKYMKLHKTFPKKSFYGVMDNFQESFLEFVDGADFGQLSSQEGELKSKLKKMISLVFSKVSNNGIVKRIFEQQAVNLKQKLWDFVDVQIDYLFRDVNTTLKSLCKPTRAQAEDSRHSGSEKVSRQPQLQQMDAHSGSTNPNRIKPCAVAPYKTGLGSRGKDIRITHVEKDKNVDLHPTNCPNTQTVVNFLHPKNIPSTPEKNNLSSLVVSQNGSLLDKADFELLTEQQASSLTFNLVRDSQMGEIFKCLLQGSDLLETSGISGDNTTWSLGTPRKDGERFISITTPTKFDSPSKLLSPAKFDTPSKLIATWSSISPRKMSSPRSKDQMPLNPALFDESCLLEVPSERAMQQSSMTSQRSYSILAEDLAVSLTIPSPLKSDSHLSFLQPSNVHIMSPPDSVISAHISEDALLDGEDATEQDIHLALDTDNSSCGSSSSMASEALATPFMFKPDLPMQALVMERSNDHFIVKIRQAATGLDTTLTAEDSSSQTLIEEVQQRREDGVATEESQAKAVFSHKLHNCTPSNAPPSENNMSNLAENSGICQAATRAGIHLTKDESLTLTKDPPHSIEDKLTQQSTSNVCFSDDSQKPSEYLKTVPKTTPSENSLHNAAQSSDGLSGQISRATSREGITAPADQTASQTGHREGTTTQQSPSKILLSESDKSPHHPAESSGKTKRSQVLVSRVSDSESGEMEVSDSERGFAFTKVNASSTPEKDQRDCGKGSKRKKHREESKAKRSRREEEGSAEEMVSNCEKDDGESRSSPASLSPNSLYAKNVIRKKGEVVMSWTRDEDRAILIDLKTNGASRETFSALSEKLDKPSWQIAQRFYQLMKLFKKQEKMDP; this comes from the exons tTGAAATCCAGATTCCAAGCAGCTCAAAACCAAATTAAAGAGTTGCGCAGACGACTGGAACAGGTGGAGATGCAG AATACAGGGTTGAACACTGAGAACTGCCGTCTTAAAAAGAATATCTCTGCACTCTTAAGAACAGCGCGACAAGAGGTGACACGAAAAGATGCTGAGATCCAGAGACTGAACCTATG GTCAGAAAAAGTTCGCCATCATCATCAATCTCACATTAATAATCTGCGGGATCAAAATCCATCCAGTCGGGCCTCCACAGACAGTTCCAAGAGTAggccacctcctccaccaccctctagtcctccacctcctccccctcttccacCTCTACCAGGTTCACCTCCCAGGGAGGATCGTCCTCCACGGGAACCTCCTCAACCTTCCAGAAAGGAAAGTGGAAGTTGTGATTCCAGTATTGAGACAAGAGCCTCAAAAGCTTCTTCTCACAGTCATTCAAAAAGTTCATCAAGAGGAGATTGTGATGTATCTGACAAACAGACTGAGCACTCTGTCAGCAAATCCAGCAGCTGTTCATCAACGCGACATAGtgagtcagacaaacacaagtccaagaggagagaggaaaaatgtcaaagtcaaaaatctgaatcaacagagaggagacatAGAACCAGTTCAGATCCCAACAAGGACTGTTACAGGTCtcacaaagcagacagagacacaggacGAAGACATGACTCCAGATCATGTAAAAGCAGTAACTACCTAAATGTTGAGGGGCACCACAGATCTGAGAGGACCAAAAGCCCTCCACCAGTGATTTTACAAAGTGCCGCTTCTTCTGAAGATAGGAAAGAGCGAAGTCGAGAACGCAGACAAGATAAAGCCAAAATGTCGACATCAGAATCTGAACATAGTGCAGGTCACAGGTCTAAAGAGAGTTACAGCCGAGATCATAGAAAAATCAAGATTAGTGACGGACATACCAGAAGTTCAGGCTCAAAGGACCGGAAAAAGTCCTCTTCAAGCCAACAAGATTCCTCCAAAGACAGGGAAGGGGATAGACAGTTAAAGGACTAtcaaaggagggaggaaagactGCGTGAAGATAAAATCAGCAGAGAGCATAAGAGGAGCACTGAGACTAGCAGAGAACATGAGAAACAGAGATCAAAAGAGTCAGACCAAGGTAAATTGGCTGTCTGTAGTAtggcaagaaaagaaaagacacaagaggCCTTAAAAAGATCATCTAAAGAACCACATTTGACAGAGAAATTGTCTGTGGAGGACAATAGtccaaacaggaagctgtgttTCATGGAAACATTGAATCTTACCCTTTCACCAATTAAGAAGTCAGTGTTGCCCATCAGTGCCAGCCAGGGTGACCTCACACCGGTGGATAAGGTCgttgaaaacagaacagatgaTGAGAGTGCACAGTTGAACGTTGAAGACATGTGTGTAATCGATGAAGTAGACAGCAGTGAATTAGAAGCAGGGCTGGAAGATGTTGCACAGCGATCTCAAGATATCCCCAAAACTCCAGGATCTGAAAAGACACATAAGAAGTGTGATGATACAAAAGATgtccaggaaaaggacaaaaaccacagtcaaactgctgcagctgacaagCAACTAGAAGACTATTCAGTCCAAACTACCTCAGCTCATAGCCAACCCCTAGATACTGCAGAGAATCAGATGGCTGCATGTCTCACACAAAAGTCACCGGAGAGTAGTTCTGTAAAAGCAACAGTAATTTCAAAAATCTCTGAGGACAAAACCAAGCTGGTGTCCGACAGCCAGAAAGATGAATGTGGACCTTTGGAGGCTACAGTTGCTGTCAGTGACACATCTGGAGGCATTTATGAACAACACACAAGCAATTCTTTACAAAAAGTAAACCCTGGAAATGATAGTGATCAGTCCGTTGCTGTGACCTCCTCACCCATTGTGCTTGATTCAAGAGTAGAGCTCAAGTGTAGAACTCCTAAAACTGCAGTACAGAAAAGCCTCTCTGTGGATTCAGTCAAAGAAGGTGCAGCTGATTCACCCTCAAGGGGAAATCCTACAGCTGAAGATGTTCCTCACAAGGCCAATCCCCAAAGTCAGCAAATTTCACCCACTATCTCGCTTCAGGACCGTCAGCAACAACAATGTCTTCCAGCTTCCAGTTCCTTTCATGAGAAAGCTGTTGATCATATGCAAGATTGTCCTAAAGATGCAGATGCTGTATCAAGTACAATAAGCCTGGAATCACTTCCACAAGAAGGCCTGAGTCTTCCTGAGGCTATTTACGTTTTAACTAAGACAAGTGAAGACGCCAGTGACAGCAGCACCATCACAACTGAGCCAAGTTCATCCACTGGCTGTATCGCAGTGTCCAAAGTCAGCAGCACGACAGAGGAGACGGCACTGTCAGAGAAGTGCAGTGACCTCACTTTCACACCAAAGAAGAGCTTCGGTCCCGGAAAGAGTCATGAGAATAACTCTGAGCCTTCCAGCTCAATGCCATTACTCCATGATGAGGACTCCATGATGCGCACGCTGAGCAATCTGAAGAGGATCCCTGATGCCATAAGCCCTCTGAGGAGCCCAGTGCGGATAACCAAGAGAAGTCATCTCCATGTTCATGCCAAGCCAGGTCATGTCAAAAGTCTTCAGAAAG ATTTCTCCAGCACAGCTGTTGATGCCAGCTCAAAGAAGTTggatgtaaacaaagaaaacaaatatccAGGTTCTCCAGCaaacaatgacacacaaaacGTGGTGGACAAAAAATCCGACctgcctttgtgtctgtctgacacTGAACTGGAGGAAGGGGAAATCTTAAGTGAAAGTGATGAGACAGCTGCAGATTCTCCTGTTCCTGCTACAAAGAGGGCCAAGTCGGAACGACCCGTCAGAAATAAAGCAAGTCCTCAGACTGCGTTAAAGAGGACATCTGAAGAAAGGCGCGTTTCATCAAAAGAAACCAATGAAATGGCTGGTGTATCAACACGAAGTCCAAAAAGTCGTTTTAAAACAGTTTGTCCTGCAGCAACCAAAGCTTCTTTTTCCACCATAGAAGAAGTAATGGAGACATTCAAGTTGGTTCGTACTGAGATCCGAAAAAAGTACATGAAGCTTCATAAAACCTTTCCCAAGAAGAGCTTCTACGGTGTGATGGACAATTTCCAGGAGTCTTTTTTGGAATTTGTTGACGGTGCTGATTTTGGTCAATTATCCAGTCAGGAAGGAGAGCTAAAGTCCAagctgaaaaaaatgatttcacttGTGTTCAGTAAAGTATCAAATAATGGTATTGTGAAACGCATTTTTGAGCAGCAAGCAGTCAATCTGAAGCAAAAGCTGTGGGACTTTGTAGATGTCCAAATTGACTACTTATTTAGGGATGTTAACACGACACTTAAGAGCCTTTGCAAACCAACAAGAGCTCAGGCTGAGGACAGTCGGCACAGTGGAAGTGAGAAAGTATCTAGACAGCCACAACTACAACAAATGGATGCACATTCGGGTTCGACCAACCCGAATCGAATCAAGCCTTGTGCTGTGGCGCCTTATAAAACAGGCCTTGGGAGCAGAGGCAAAGATATCAGAATCACACATGTGGAAAAAGACAAGAATGTTGACCTGCATCCAACAAATTGTCCAAATACGCAAACTGTGGTAAACTTCCTTCATCCTAAAAACATTCCTTCAACTCCAGAGAAAAATAACTTGTCTTCTTTGGTTGTCTCTCAAAATGGCTCTTTGCTTGACAAAGCTGACTTTGAGCTACTCACAGAACAGCAAGCCTCCAGTTTAACATTCAACCTAGTTAGAGACTCTCAAATGGGAGAAATCTTCAAGTGCCTCCTGCAAGGATCTGATTTACTAGAAACCAGCGGCATCTCTGGAGACAACACGACCTGGTCTCTAGGTACACcaaggaaggatggagagaggttcatcAGCATCACCACTCCTACAAAATTTGATTCTCCGTCTAAACTGCTTTCGCCAGCAAAATTTGATACCCCCTCCAAACTTATCGCAACATGGTCTAGCATTTCGCCTCGCAAGATGTCGTCTCCAAGATCCAAAGATCAGATGCCACTGAATCCAGCTTTATTTGATGAAAGTTGCCTGTTAGAAGTGCCGTCAGAGAGAGCAATGCAGCAGTCAAGCATGACTTCACAGAGGTCGTATTCCATTCTAGCTGAAGATCTTGCCGTCTCCCTCACCATTCCATCACCCCTCAAGTCAGACAGCCATCTCAGCTTCCTACAGCCATCAAACGTACACATCATGTCCCCTCCAGACAGCGTCATCAGTGCTCACATAAGCGAGGATGCTCTACTTGATGGGGAAGATGCTACAGAACAGGACATTCACCTGGCCCTCGACACTGACAACTCCAGCTGTGGCTCTAGCAGCAGCATGGCCTCGGAAGCTCTTGCCACACCTTTCATGTTCAAGCCTGACCTGCCCATGCAGGCGCTGGTGATGGAGAGGTCCAACGATCATTTCATTGTGAAGATTCGTCAGGCAGCCACAGGTCTAGATACCACGCTCACTGCTGAAGATAGCTCAAGTCAAACACTAATAGAAGAAGTTCAGCAACGTAGAGAAGATGGCGTGGCAACTGAAGAAAGTCAAGCAAAAGCTGTTTTCTCCCACAAATTACATAACTGTACTCCTTCAAATGCGCCGCCATCAGAGAACAACATGTCTAACCTTGCTGAAAATTCTGGGATCTGTCAGGCTGCCACCAGGGCAGGTATCCATCTCACAAAAGATGAGAGCTTAACATTAACAAAAGATCCACCCCACTCAATAGAAGACAAGTTAACTCAACAAAGTACCTCAAACGTTTGTTTTTCTGACGATTCACAGAAACcgtcagagtatctgaaaacTGTGCCCAAAACTACTCCTTCAGAAAACAGTTTGCACAATGCTGCTCAAAGCTCTGATGGGCTCTCTGGACAGATCAGCCGGGCAACAAGCAGGGAAGGTATCACAGCCCCTGCTGATCAGACTGCAAGTCAAACAGGCCACAGAGAAGGCACGACAACTCAACAAAGTCCCTCGAAAATTCTTTTGTCTGAGTCTGATAAGAGTCCACATCACCCTGCTGAAAGCTCTGGGAAAACTAAAAGAAGCCAAGTGTTGGTGTCACGTGTTTCAGATTCAGAGAGTGGTGAAATGGAGGTGTCTGACTCGGAGAGAGGTTTTGCCTTTACGAAGGTGAACGCAAGCAGCACACCAGAGAAAGACCAAAGGGACTGTGGCAAAGGAAGTAAACggaaaaagcacagagaggaaTCGAAAGCCAAGCGGTCTAGAAGGGAGGAAGAAGGCAGTGCAGAAGAGATGGTGTCTAACTGCGAGAAAGACGATGGTGAATCCAGATCCTCCCCAGCATCTCTGTCCCCCAACAGTCTCTACGCCAAGAATGTCATCAGGAAGAAGGGCGAGGTGGTGATGTCATGGACCAG AGATGAAGATCGAGCTATTCTGATCGACCTGAAGACAAACGGTGCTTCACGTGAGACTTTCTCTGCCTTGTCAGAGAAACTTGATAAGCCGTCATGGCAG atTGCTCAAAGATTTTACCAGCTCATGAAGCTTTTTAAGAAGCAGGAAAAGATGGACCCTTGA
- the gja10b gene encoding gap junction alpha-10 protein, which produces MGDWNLLGSILEEVHIHSTIVGKIWLTILFIFRMLVLGVAAEDVWDDEQSEFVCNTEQPGCKNVCYDQAFPISLIRYWVLQIIFVSSPSLVYMGHALYRLRTLEKERHRKKACLKAELEGTDPVQEDHKRIERELRKLDEQKKVRKAPLRGSLLRTYVFHILTRSVVEVGFIIGQCALYGIGLSPLYKCERLPCPNSVDCYVSRPTEKNIFMVFMLVIAGVSLFLNLLEIFHLGVKKIKQSLYGYKYGDDDSVYRSKKNSMVQQVCVLTNSSPQRLIQLTQKKCSVMSDPRGETLPLNLTLMAPQNQEGSNSFNKEPVETYLLSQDIHGLQQLGAVDRRYTLDNRKPSCSSGESNGPHGSIQPQHTGPRPTMMASHMESPAVLRNPQRKQSRVSVCKELSDMSDSPESDHYPTTRKCSFMSRGLSEGKLASPSDSMDSQSGTDMEAQHLNQGESPMVTPPPPASGRRMSMSMILELSSIMKK; this is translated from the exons atggGGGATTGGAACTTATTGGGGAGTATTTTAGAAGAGGTTCACATTCATTCCACCATTGTGGGGAAGATCTGGCTCACCATCCTCTTCATTTTCCGGATGCTTGTGCTTGGTGTTGCGGCGGAGGACGTCTGGGATGACGAGCAGAGTGAGTTTGTTTGCAACACAGAGCAACCAGGCTGCAAGAATGTCTGCTATGACCAGGCTTTCCCCATCTCCCTCATTCGCTACTGGGTCCTGCAGATCATCTTTGTGTCCTCTCCATCCCTTGTCTACATGGGGCATGCATTGTACCGCTTGAGGACCCTTGAGAAGGAGAGGCACAGGAAGAAAGCCTGTCTGAAAGCTGAACTGGAGGGGACAGACCCTGTCCAGGAGGACCATAAGAGAATTGAGCGAGAGCTCAGGAAACTAGATGAACAGAAGAAAGTGAGGAAAGCTCCCCTAAGAGGCTCATTGCTGCGCACATATGTTTTCCATATCTTAACAAGATCTGTGGTGGAGGTAGGTTTCATCATAGGTCAGTGTGCTCTGTACGGCATTGGATTGTCTCCTCTGTATAAATGTGAGAGGTTGCCTTGCCCTAACAGTGTTGATTGTTATGTATCACGGCCAACAGAGAAGAACATTTTCATGGTTTTCATGCTGGTCATTGCTGGGGTTTCTTTATTCCTCAACCTCCTGGAGATTTTTCATCTAGGGGTGAAGAAGATCAAACAGAGCCTGTATGGATACAAATATGGAGATGATGACAGTGTGTACAGGTCAAAGAAAAACTCCATGGTCCAGCAGGTTTGTGTGCTCACTAACTCCTCACCCCAGAGGTTGATCCAGCTAACACAGAAGAAGTGCTCTGTCATGTCCGATCCCCGTGGGGAGACTTTGCCTTTGAATCTGACCCTGATGGCCCCACAGAATCAGGAGGGGTCAAACAGCTTCAACAAAGAGCCTGTGGAGACATACCTGCTAAGTCAAGACATCCATGGTCTACAGCAGCTGGGGGCTGTGGACCGGCGCTACACCTTGGACAACAGGAAGCCCTCATGCAGCAGCGGTGAGTCAAATGGACCTCATGGCTCGATCCAGCCACAGCACACAGGACCTCGACCCACAATGATGGCCAGCCATATGGAGAGCCCAGCAGTCTTGAGAAACCcgcagaggaagcagagcagagtgagtgTCTGTAAGGAGCTCAGTGACATGAGTGATTCTCCTGAGAGTGACCACTACCCCACAACCAGGAAATGCAGTTTTATGTCTAGAGGACTGTCAGAGGGCAAGCTGGCCTCTCCATCTGACAGCATGGATTCTCAGAGTGGAACAGACATGGAGGCCCAGCACCTCAACCAGGGAGAGAGTCCAATGGTGACCCCACCGCCTCCAGCCAGTGGAAGGAGGATGTCCATG agcATGATTCTGGAGCTGTCTTCAATTATGAAAAAGTAA